A stretch of DNA from Mucilaginibacter daejeonensis:
TGATCACACCCGATATGGCAAAGCCCATCAGGCAGGCTATGGCGTAGATCAGATACTTGCGATCTTGCCTGCGTTCTACCTCCAACTCCACGCCCATCATCACTTTTTCTTCGAATGACATATCGGGCATTGTAAGGCGGCTTTTCTTGATAGCCTCGCTATATTTATATTGATCGTTCGATCCGTTGTCCATACTCATTTGCTTACCTTTATTTGTTGTATGATATTGCTCATGCGTTTGCGGGCGCGATGCAAGATCACCTTGACATTAGCTTCTGTAAAGCCGGTGATGGCGCTTACTTCCTTGATACTTTCCTCTTCTAAATAGAACAGTCGCAAGATCAGTGCCTCATTAGGTGGCATGAACTTGAACGCCTCATTCACCAACTCCATTTGTTCTTGAAAGTGCTCCTCTCCTCCTGCATCATCAGGTATCTCGGTATCATATTCTTCAAATTTTACCGACCGGTCGCGTTTCATACGCTTCAAGGCCAAAAAAGCCGCGTTGACCACGATGCGGTAGAACCAGGTCTTGAACGCCGACCGCCTGTTGAACGTACGTATGCTTTTGAACGCGCTCATGAAAGCATCCTGCGCCACCTCTTGCGCTATCGACTCGTCCTTAACAATGGACACCGCCAGCGTAAAGGCCATATCCTGATAGGCACGTATAAAATACCTGAAAGCCGATGT
This window harbors:
- a CDS encoding RNA polymerase sigma factor, which produces MNNEPHEDLVHVDKLIAGDTSAFRYFIRAYQDMAFTLAVSIVKDESIAQEVAQDAFMSAFKSIRTFNRRSAFKTWFYRIVVNAAFLALKRMKRDRSVKFEEYDTEIPDDAGGEEHFQEQMELVNEAFKFMPPNEALILRLFYLEEESIKEVSAITGFTEANVKVILHRARKRMSNIIQQIKVSK